From the genome of Pseudomonas sp. Teo4, one region includes:
- a CDS encoding Dyp-type peroxidase, whose product MPFQQGLLATPVPAHARHLFFAIESLEALPAVLDALQPQVDGRSLILGVGAPMAKALNREIEGLRPFPLLDAVVENPSTQHALWLWLRGEERGDLYLRAQQLEQLLSPALRLVDTVEGFLHRGGHDLTGYEDGTENPTDDDAVEAAIVAGDQAGLSGSSFAAFQLWKHDLGYFKSLPQPEQDDIIGRRLSDNEELEDAPESAHVKRTAQESFEPEAFMVRRSVSWTDSRGAGLAFVALGHSFDAFEVQLRRMSGLEDGIIDALYRFSRPLTGGYYWCPPMAERGADLQRLLG is encoded by the coding sequence ATGCCGTTCCAGCAAGGTCTGCTTGCCACTCCGGTGCCAGCCCACGCTCGCCACCTGTTTTTCGCCATCGAGTCGCTCGAGGCGTTGCCCGCCGTGCTCGATGCCTTGCAGCCGCAGGTGGATGGGCGCAGCCTGATCCTGGGTGTCGGCGCCCCCATGGCCAAGGCGCTGAACCGCGAAATCGAAGGGCTGCGGCCGTTCCCGCTGCTGGACGCAGTGGTCGAAAACCCAAGCACCCAGCATGCCTTGTGGCTGTGGCTGCGAGGGGAAGAGCGGGGTGACCTGTACCTGCGCGCCCAGCAACTCGAGCAGTTGCTGAGCCCGGCGCTGCGCCTGGTGGACACTGTCGAAGGCTTCTTGCACCGCGGCGGCCACGACCTCACCGGTTACGAAGACGGTACCGAAAACCCTACAGACGATGATGCCGTCGAAGCTGCCATCGTCGCCGGCGACCAGGCTGGCCTGAGCGGCTCCAGTTTCGCCGCCTTCCAGCTGTGGAAGCATGATCTGGGCTATTTCAAATCGCTGCCGCAGCCCGAGCAGGACGACATCATCGGCCGTCGTTTGAGCGACAACGAAGAGCTTGAAGACGCCCCGGAATCGGCCCACGTCAAACGCACTGCCCAGGAAAGCTTCGAGCCGGAGGCCTTCATGGTCCGCCGTTCGGTGTCCTGGACCGATTCCCGTGGCGCGGGCCTGGCATTTGTCGCCCTCGGTCACTCGTTCGATGCCTTCGAAGTGCAGCTGCGCCGAATGAGCGGGCTGGAAGACGGCATCATCGACGCGCTGTACCGTTTCAGTCGCCCGCTGACTGGCGGCTATTACTGGTGCCCACCCATGGCCGAACGCGGGGCAGACCTGCAGCGCTTGCTCGGCTAA
- a CDS encoding aldo/keto reductase, whose translation MYARRDVLRAGATLGLMAASPWLHAASASGLMTRTIPSTQEALPVIGAGTSGSFEVEAGSEQYQQLKVVLKTFFDGGGKVIDTSPNYGGADSILGQLLEEGGWRQKCFIATKIAANSRADAEAQWAGTLRSLRTDKVELLQVHNLRDWQTQLPYARELKQQGKTRYVGITHYLNSGQDEVAEIVRREPLDFIQINYSVNAPDAARALLPLCQDKGVAVLINRAFDDGRLFARVKDLPLPGWAAEAGIGSWAQLFLKFAISHPAVTTVIPATSRPDRQLDQLKAGHGPLLTQAQQQALIKQFA comes from the coding sequence ATGTACGCACGTCGCGATGTCCTACGCGCCGGGGCGACTCTGGGCCTGATGGCCGCCAGCCCCTGGCTGCACGCGGCCTCAGCCAGTGGCCTGATGACCCGCACCATTCCTTCCACTCAAGAAGCCTTGCCGGTGATCGGCGCGGGGACGTCGGGCAGTTTCGAGGTCGAGGCTGGCTCCGAGCAGTACCAGCAGCTCAAGGTCGTGCTCAAGACCTTCTTCGACGGTGGCGGCAAGGTCATCGACACCTCACCCAACTACGGCGGTGCCGACAGCATCCTCGGCCAGTTGCTGGAGGAGGGCGGATGGCGCCAAAAGTGCTTTATCGCCACCAAAATCGCCGCCAACAGCCGTGCCGATGCCGAGGCGCAATGGGCCGGCACCTTGCGCAGCCTGCGCACCGACAAGGTCGAGCTGTTGCAGGTGCACAACCTGCGCGATTGGCAGACCCAACTGCCCTACGCGCGAGAACTCAAGCAGCAGGGCAAGACCCGCTATGTGGGCATTACCCATTACCTGAACAGTGGACAAGACGAAGTGGCTGAGATCGTGCGGCGCGAGCCGTTGGACTTCATCCAGATCAACTACTCGGTCAATGCTCCTGACGCGGCGCGCGCGTTGCTGCCGTTATGCCAGGACAAGGGCGTTGCGGTGCTGATCAACCGGGCCTTCGACGACGGACGCCTGTTCGCCAGGGTCAAGGACCTGCCACTGCCGGGTTGGGCCGCCGAGGCCGGCATCGGCAGTTGGGCGCAGCTGTTCCTCAAGTTCGCCATCAGCCATCCGGCAGTCACCACCGTAATCCCGGCCACCAGCCGCCCGGACCGCCAACTCGACCAACTAAAGGCGGGTCACGGTCCGTTATTGACCCAGGCGCAGCAACAGGCGCTGATCAAGCAGTTCGCCTGA
- a CDS encoding NTP/NDP exchange transporter, translated as MNTWRQRLDKGLNLQPGEGGAVVAGLVLFYLLFTGYFMLRPVRETMGVAGGVDNLQWLFTGTFIATLACLPLFGVLASRVRRHHILPWTYGFFASNLLIFAVLFARNPDQIWAARAFYIWLSVFNLLAISLAWSVLADIFDSEQGKRLFGLLAAGASLGGLSGPILGTLLVAPLGHAGLLLLATACLVGSIAATGYLQRWRARHPLPEASEHPPSRPLGGNPLSGATAVLRSPYLMGIAGFVVLLASVSTFLYFEQARIISETFPDRTRQTQVFGLIDTVVQALAILTQLFITGRLARRLGVGVLLVAVPLVMAAGFVCLALSPVFAVFVVVMVVRRAGEYALVRPGREMLFTVLPPEDKYKAKNFIDTVVYRGGDAVSGWLKRGLDVIADHPQLAMVIGALLALAWGLTGAWLGRRHSQELGAPNTRSSHI; from the coding sequence ATGAATACCTGGCGGCAACGCCTGGACAAAGGGCTGAACCTGCAGCCGGGCGAAGGCGGCGCGGTGGTTGCGGGCCTGGTGCTGTTCTACCTGCTGTTCACCGGGTATTTCATGCTGCGCCCGGTGCGAGAAACCATGGGCGTGGCCGGTGGAGTGGACAACCTGCAGTGGCTGTTCACCGGCACCTTCATCGCCACCCTGGCGTGCCTGCCATTGTTTGGCGTGCTGGCCAGCCGGGTTCGACGGCACCACATCCTGCCTTGGACCTACGGTTTCTTTGCCAGCAACCTGCTGATTTTTGCTGTGCTCTTTGCCCGCAACCCGGATCAAATCTGGGCCGCGCGGGCTTTTTACATTTGGCTGTCGGTGTTCAACTTGCTGGCCATTTCCCTGGCCTGGAGCGTGCTCGCCGACATCTTCGACAGCGAACAGGGCAAGCGCCTGTTCGGCCTGCTGGCCGCCGGGGCCAGCCTGGGCGGGCTCAGCGGGCCGATCTTAGGTACCTTGCTGGTGGCGCCGCTGGGGCATGCGGGCTTGTTGCTGCTGGCCACCGCCTGCCTGGTGGGTAGCATTGCCGCCACTGGATATCTGCAGCGTTGGCGGGCGCGCCACCCGTTGCCAGAGGCATCCGAGCATCCGCCTTCCAGGCCGTTGGGTGGCAACCCTCTGTCCGGCGCTACTGCCGTGCTGCGTTCACCCTACCTGATGGGAATTGCGGGATTCGTGGTGTTGCTCGCCAGCGTCAGTACCTTTCTGTACTTCGAGCAGGCGCGAATCATCAGTGAGACCTTCCCCGACCGAACCCGTCAGACTCAGGTGTTCGGCCTGATCGACACCGTCGTGCAGGCCCTGGCGATCCTCACCCAGTTGTTCATCACCGGGCGCCTGGCCCGGCGGCTGGGCGTTGGCGTATTGCTGGTGGCGGTGCCTCTGGTAATGGCGGCGGGTTTCGTTTGTCTGGCCCTGTCCCCAGTCTTTGCGGTGTTCGTGGTGGTGATGGTGGTGCGCCGGGCGGGTGAATACGCGCTGGTTCGACCGGGGCGGGAAATGCTGTTCACCGTCCTGCCCCCAGAGGACAAGTACAAGGCCAAGAACTTTATTGACACCGTGGTCTATCGCGGCGGCGATGCCGTGAGCGGTTGGCTCAAGCGCGGGCTGGACGTAATCGCCGACCACCCCCAGCTGGCCATGGTCATTGGCGCGCTGCTGGCGTTGGCCTGGGGCCTGACCGGTGCTTGGCTGGGTCGGCGCCACAGTCAGGAGCTTGGTGCGCCAAATACACGGTCATCGCATATTTAA
- a CDS encoding general stress protein, which translates to MANKENSRMGNQGGNKNPGNFANDRQKASEAGRKGGQSSGSNMDHDRESGRKGGRT; encoded by the coding sequence ATGGCCAACAAAGAAAACAGCCGCATGGGCAACCAAGGTGGCAACAAAAACCCTGGCAATTTCGCCAACGACCGCCAGAAGGCCTCCGAAGCGGGGCGCAAAGGTGGCCAGTCCTCCGGCAGCAACATGGACCACGATCGCGAGTCGGGCCGCAAGGGCGGCCGCACTTGA
- a CDS encoding phosphoethanolamine transferase CptA encodes MSNTTSPANAKRVDWAGLGWLLLFFWYFSGVTQALLLFSGTTGFAGFRDALFLSSLWLAPVLLLPRFTRATSAVIGLVLWAASLVGLSYFGIYKQEFSQSVIFVMFESNTAEAGEYFSQYFSVWLGLALLLYSVVAVLLWKRIRPVSLPLRSRVPVVVLLLAANLVYPFYKQMVNQQRNFADAMEKVEQRMEPAVPWQLLVGYRQYRQQLDNMQTLLARNASLPPLENLRDSSGSAPRTLVLVLGESTTREHMHLYGYNRPTTPNLDALAASDKGLTVFQNVVSPRPYTIEVMQQILTFGDQQNPDRFLTDPSLINLMKQAGYKTFWITNQQTMTKRNTMLTTFSQQTDEPVYLNNQRNQNASQYDDVVLAPFEKALQDPAPNKFIIVHLLGTHMDYRYRYPQAYERFTDRQGVPAQLSDSQAETYNFYDNAVLYNDYVVSSLIKRYSASAANGFLMYLSDHGEDVYSSGNHDRLGRNEGAPTRPMYTIPFLLWTSPSWQAAHPRDLQAMTNRAYSSSHLIHTLSDLAGLSYDRYAPEKSLVSPQFVVAPRWIGDPYGKGTLREFDQLPQDKAGRVQETANNARAQPGKI; translated from the coding sequence GTGTCAAACACTACTTCCCCCGCCAACGCAAAACGCGTGGACTGGGCCGGCCTGGGCTGGCTTCTGCTGTTTTTCTGGTATTTCTCTGGCGTCACGCAGGCGTTGTTGCTGTTCAGCGGCACCACCGGTTTTGCCGGCTTTCGTGATGCGCTGTTTCTCAGCAGCCTGTGGCTTGCCCCAGTGCTGCTTTTGCCGCGCTTCACCCGTGCCACCTCAGCGGTAATTGGTCTGGTGTTGTGGGCTGCATCCCTGGTAGGCCTGAGCTACTTCGGCATTTACAAGCAGGAATTCTCGCAGAGCGTCATCTTCGTGATGTTCGAGTCCAACACCGCTGAAGCTGGCGAGTACTTCAGCCAATACTTCAGTGTCTGGTTGGGCCTGGCATTGCTGCTTTACAGCGTGGTCGCCGTGCTGCTGTGGAAGCGCATTCGCCCGGTTTCCCTGCCTCTGCGCAGCCGCGTGCCGGTGGTGGTGCTGTTGTTGGCGGCGAACCTGGTCTACCCGTTCTACAAACAGATGGTCAACCAGCAGCGCAACTTCGCCGACGCCATGGAAAAGGTCGAGCAGCGCATGGAGCCGGCTGTGCCTTGGCAGTTGCTGGTCGGCTACCGCCAGTATCGCCAGCAGCTGGACAATATGCAGACACTGCTCGCCCGCAATGCCTCGCTGCCGCCCCTGGAGAACCTGCGTGACAGCAGCGGCAGCGCCCCACGCACCTTGGTGCTGGTGCTGGGCGAGTCCACCACCCGCGAGCACATGCATCTGTACGGCTACAACCGTCCAACGACGCCGAACCTCGACGCCCTGGCGGCCAGCGACAAGGGCCTGACGGTGTTCCAGAACGTGGTTTCACCGCGCCCCTATACCATCGAAGTGATGCAGCAGATCCTGACCTTCGGTGATCAGCAGAACCCCGATCGCTTCCTCACCGATCCCTCGCTGATCAACCTGATGAAACAGGCCGGCTACAAGACCTTCTGGATCACCAACCAGCAGACCATGACCAAGCGCAACACCATGCTCACCACGTTCTCCCAGCAGACCGACGAGCCGGTGTACCTGAACAACCAGCGCAACCAGAATGCCAGCCAGTATGACGACGTGGTGCTTGCGCCGTTCGAGAAGGCATTGCAAGACCCCGCGCCGAACAAGTTCATCATCGTCCATCTGCTGGGCACGCACATGGATTACCGCTACCGCTACCCGCAGGCCTACGAGCGCTTCACCGACCGCCAAGGCGTGCCGGCCCAGCTCAGCGATAGCCAGGCCGAAACCTACAACTTCTACGACAACGCGGTGTTGTATAACGACTATGTGGTCTCGAGCCTGATCAAGCGCTACTCGGCAAGCGCCGCCAACGGCTTCCTGATGTACCTGTCCGACCACGGCGAAGATGTCTACAGCTCCGGGAACCATGACCGCCTGGGTCGTAACGAAGGTGCCCCAACCCGGCCGATGTACACTATTCCCTTCCTGCTCTGGACGTCACCAAGCTGGCAGGCAGCGCACCCGCGCGACCTGCAGGCCATGACCAACCGTGCCTACAGCAGCTCGCACCTGATCCATACGCTGTCCGACCTTGCCGGGCTCAGCTACGACCGCTACGCACCGGAAAAAAGCCTGGTCAGCCCGCAGTTCGTGGTGGCGCCACGCTGGATCGGTGACCCTTACGGCAAAGGCACGCTGCGCGAGTTCGACCAATTACCGCAGGACAAGGCCGGGCGCGTGCAGGAGACGGCCAACAACGCCAGAGCACAACCAGGCAAGATCTGA
- a CDS encoding ATP-dependent Clp protease proteolytic subunit produces MARHIIHFTGPINSSTCGNLISTCGKAIQQGAELLQLNIATMGGECSYGFTLYNFLRSLPIALHTHNLGTVESMGNILFLAGEHRTACSHSKFLFHPFHWTLHGSVDHARMAEYAMSLDYDLRLYAQIVAERTEGSAEVLDVPRYLMAYPRILGPKEALQSGLIQAIDELPIGAEATQWSVHA; encoded by the coding sequence ATGGCCAGACATATCATTCACTTCACCGGCCCGATCAACTCGTCCACCTGCGGCAACCTGATCAGCACCTGCGGCAAGGCGATCCAGCAGGGGGCTGAACTGCTGCAGCTGAACATCGCCACCATGGGCGGCGAATGCAGTTACGGCTTCACCTTGTACAACTTTCTGCGCAGCCTGCCGATCGCATTGCACACCCACAACCTGGGCACCGTGGAATCCATGGGCAACATTCTGTTTTTGGCGGGCGAGCACCGCACCGCCTGCAGCCACAGCAAGTTCCTGTTCCACCCGTTTCACTGGACGCTGCATGGCTCGGTAGACCATGCGCGCATGGCCGAATACGCCATGAGCCTGGACTACGACTTGCGCCTTTATGCGCAGATCGTCGCCGAACGAACAGAAGGCAGCGCCGAAGTGCTGGATGTGCCGCGCTACCTGATGGCTTACCCACGCATTCTTGGCCCCAAGGAGGCGCTGCAAAGCGGGCTGATCCAGGCCATCGATGAGCTGCCGATCGGCGCCGAGGCCACGCAATGGAGTGTGCATGCCTGA
- a CDS encoding DUF6555 family protein, which produces MPSPQLFIIDYQLHGEPRSFIIRLERLDNADAWHWASCDAGIGVIPKFGREKIKKVSRPMAERYGITEVCWRASGERQRPLQ; this is translated from the coding sequence ATGCCAAGCCCACAGCTGTTCATCATCGACTACCAACTGCATGGCGAGCCGCGCAGCTTCATCATTCGCCTGGAGCGGCTGGACAACGCCGATGCCTGGCACTGGGCCAGCTGTGACGCAGGGATTGGGGTGATTCCGAAATTCGGGCGGGAGAAGATCAAGAAGGTCAGCCGCCCCATGGCTGAGCGTTATGGAATTACCGAAGTCTGCTGGCGGGCTTCCGGTGAGCGGCAACGGCCCCTGCAGTAA
- the paaZ gene encoding phenylacetic acid degradation bifunctional protein PaaZ — MSDAPTLQSFIAGRWIGQHGAQALRSALDGHVLAYSHEERPDFAEAVDFARVRGLAELMAMDFQQRAQRLKALALYLAERKEQLYALSHHSGATRADSWIDIEGGNATLFSYAGIGSRELPSGNLVHEGPAIPLGKKGHFAGSHILVPRAGVAVHINAFNFPIWGMLEKFAPTFLAGMPCIVKPATSTSYLTEAVVRLMNESGLLPAGSLQLVIGSTGDLLDRLQGQDVVTFTGSADTAAKLRVTPNLVRNSVPFTAEADSLNCAILGPDVTPDSEEFDLYIKEVVREMTTKAGQKCTAIRRAIVPAKHIDAVATRLRERLSKVVVGDPSVEGVRMGALASHDQQRDVGERVRSLLESCDQLFGANDGFAPVGDGVAEGAFFAPTLLQARDPHAEGGAHDIEAFGPVSTLMAYDDLDEALALAARGKGSLVATLVTADRAVAAKAIPAAAAWHGRLLVLDREAAQESTGHGSPLPQLKHGGPGRAGGGEELGGLRAVKHYLQRAAVQGSPSMLTAVTGEYVRGAEVIETEVHPFRRYFDDLRIGESLLTHRRTVTEADLVNFGCLSGDHFYMHFDEIAAKESQFGKRIAHGYFVLSAAAGLFVSPGAGPVLANYGLDTLRFINPVGIGDTIQARLTCKRKIDQGKTSPLGQPQGVVAWDVEVTNQLGELVASYDILTLVLKRP, encoded by the coding sequence ATGTCTGACGCCCCAACCCTGCAGAGTTTCATCGCCGGCCGCTGGATCGGCCAGCACGGCGCCCAGGCCCTGCGCAGCGCCCTGGACGGTCACGTCCTGGCCTACAGCCATGAAGAGCGTCCAGATTTCGCCGAAGCCGTGGACTTTGCCCGCGTGCGCGGCCTGGCCGAGCTGATGGCCATGGACTTCCAGCAGCGCGCCCAGCGCCTCAAGGCCCTGGCCTTGTACCTGGCCGAGCGCAAGGAACAGCTCTACGCCTTGTCCCACCACAGCGGCGCCACCCGTGCCGACAGCTGGATCGACATCGAAGGCGGCAACGCCACGCTCTTCTCTTATGCGGGCATCGGCAGCCGCGAGCTGCCGTCCGGCAACCTGGTGCACGAAGGCCCGGCGATCCCGCTGGGCAAGAAAGGCCATTTCGCCGGTAGCCACATTCTGGTGCCGCGTGCCGGCGTGGCCGTGCACATCAATGCCTTCAACTTCCCGATCTGGGGCATGCTCGAGAAGTTCGCCCCAACCTTCCTGGCCGGTATGCCCTGCATCGTCAAGCCGGCAACCTCCACCAGCTACCTGACCGAAGCCGTGGTGCGCCTGATGAACGAGTCCGGCTTGCTGCCGGCCGGCAGCCTGCAACTGGTGATCGGCAGCACCGGCGACCTGCTCGACCGCCTGCAAGGCCAGGACGTGGTGACCTTCACCGGCTCCGCCGACACCGCCGCCAAGCTTCGGGTAACGCCGAACCTGGTGCGCAACTCGGTGCCTTTCACCGCCGAAGCGGACTCGCTCAACTGCGCCATTCTTGGCCCGGACGTGACCCCGGACAGCGAAGAGTTCGACCTGTACATCAAGGAAGTGGTGCGTGAAATGACCACCAAGGCCGGGCAAAAGTGCACGGCCATCCGCCGCGCCATCGTCCCGGCCAAGCATATCGATGCCGTGGCCACGCGCTTGCGTGAGCGTTTGAGCAAGGTGGTGGTAGGCGACCCGTCTGTCGAAGGCGTGCGCATGGGCGCCCTGGCGTCCCATGACCAGCAGCGTGATGTCGGCGAGCGCGTGCGCAGCTTGCTGGAAAGCTGCGACCAGCTGTTCGGCGCCAACGATGGCTTCGCCCCGGTGGGCGACGGCGTTGCCGAGGGTGCGTTCTTCGCCCCGACCCTGCTCCAGGCCCGCGACCCGCACGCTGAGGGCGGTGCCCACGATATCGAAGCCTTCGGCCCGGTCAGCACGCTGATGGCCTACGACGACCTGGATGAGGCCCTGGCCCTGGCCGCACGCGGCAAAGGCAGCCTGGTGGCGACCCTGGTCACCGCCGACCGCGCAGTGGCAGCCAAGGCCATTCCGGCGGCTGCCGCCTGGCATGGCCGCCTGCTGGTGCTAGACCGTGAGGCTGCGCAAGAGTCCACCGGCCACGGCTCGCCGCTGCCGCAATTGAAGCATGGCGGCCCAGGCCGCGCCGGTGGTGGTGAAGAGCTGGGCGGTCTGCGCGCGGTCAAGCACTACCTGCAGCGCGCCGCCGTACAAGGTTCGCCGAGCATGCTCACTGCGGTGACCGGCGAGTACGTGCGTGGTGCTGAAGTGATCGAAACCGAAGTGCACCCGTTCCGCCGCTACTTCGACGACCTGCGTATCGGTGAGTCGCTGCTGACCCACCGCCGCACGGTGACCGAAGCCGATCTGGTCAACTTTGGTTGCCTGTCGGGCGACCATTTCTATATGCACTTCGACGAGATCGCCGCCAAGGAATCGCAATTCGGCAAGCGCATCGCCCATGGTTATTTCGTGCTGTCGGCGGCAGCTGGCCTGTTCGTCTCCCCTGGCGCCGGCCCGGTCCTGGCCAACTACGGGCTGGATACCCTGCGCTTCATCAACCCGGTGGGCATCGGCGACACCATCCAGGCGCGCCTGACCTGCAAGCGCAAGATCGACCAGGGCAAGACCAGCCCATTGGGCCAGCCCCAGGGCGTGGTGGCGTGGGATGTGGAGGTCACCAACCAATTGGGCGAACTGGTGGCCAGTTATGACATTCTGACCCTGGTACTCAAACGCCCCTGA
- a CDS encoding OprD family porin, which produces MNRTHLTSAAWLATLALPLPAMADFIGDSHARLELRNHYINRDFRQDNAPQAKAEEWGQGFTARLESGFTEGPVGFGVDAMGQLGIKLDSSRDRRNTGLLPFGPNSHEPVDDYSELGLTGKVRVSKSTLRLGTLQPILPVVVYNDTRLLSSTFQGGLLTSQDIDGLTVNAGRLSKVNLRDSSGRDDMGYGAASSDHLDLAGGSYAITPQATVSYYYAKLDEIYRQQFVGLVHTQPLAEGVSLRSDLRYFDSRGDGAERAGNIDNRNFNAMFTLGVKAHKFTATWQQMSGDSAFPFVNGGDPFTVNLVTYNTFTRAGLDSWQVRYDYDFVAMGIPGLSFMTRYTDGRHAETATLSNGRERERDTDLTYVIQSGPFKDVSLRWRNVTFRSGNGLTNAVDENRLIIGYTLALW; this is translated from the coding sequence ATGAACCGCACGCATCTGACCTCAGCCGCCTGGCTCGCCACCCTCGCCCTGCCCTTGCCGGCCATGGCGGACTTCATCGGCGACAGTCATGCACGGCTGGAGTTGCGCAACCACTACATCAACCGCGACTTCCGCCAGGACAACGCTCCCCAGGCCAAAGCCGAAGAGTGGGGGCAAGGCTTTACCGCTCGCCTGGAATCGGGCTTCACCGAAGGCCCAGTGGGCTTTGGCGTGGACGCCATGGGCCAACTCGGCATCAAGCTCGACTCCAGCCGCGACCGGCGCAACACCGGGCTGCTGCCGTTTGGCCCGAACAGCCACGAGCCGGTAGATGACTACAGCGAGCTTGGCCTGACCGGCAAGGTGCGGGTGTCCAAGAGCACCCTGCGCCTGGGCACCTTGCAACCGATTTTGCCGGTGGTGGTGTACAACGACACCCGTTTGCTGTCCTCGACCTTCCAGGGCGGGCTGCTGACCAGCCAGGACATCGACGGCCTGACGGTCAATGCCGGGCGCCTGAGCAAGGTCAACCTGCGCGACTCGTCCGGGCGCGACGACATGGGCTACGGCGCCGCCAGCAGCGACCATCTGGACCTGGCCGGCGGCAGCTATGCCATCACCCCGCAAGCCACCGTCAGCTATTACTACGCCAAGCTCGACGAAATCTACCGCCAGCAGTTCGTCGGCCTGGTGCACACCCAGCCGCTGGCCGAAGGCGTGAGCCTGCGCAGTGACCTGCGTTACTTCGACAGCCGCGGCGACGGCGCCGAACGCGCCGGCAACATCGACAACCGCAACTTCAACGCCATGTTCACCCTGGGCGTGAAGGCCCACAAGTTCACCGCCACCTGGCAGCAGATGTCCGGCGACAGCGCCTTCCCGTTCGTCAATGGCGGCGACCCGTTCACCGTCAACCTGGTGACCTACAACACCTTCACCCGTGCCGGGCTCGACTCCTGGCAAGTGCGCTACGACTACGACTTCGTCGCCATGGGCATCCCGGGCCTGAGCTTCATGACCCGTTACACCGACGGCCGCCACGCCGAAACCGCCACGCTCAGCAATGGCCGTGAGCGTGAACGCGACACCGACCTCACCTACGTCATCCAGAGCGGCCCGTTCAAGGACGTGAGCCTGCGCTGGCGCAACGTCACCTTCCGTTCCGGCAATGGCTTGACCAATGCCGTGGACGAAAACCGCCTGATCATCGGCTACACCCTGGCGCTGTGGTAA
- a CDS encoding cation acetate symporter: MNWTAISMFMVFVCFTLLVTRWAAMRTRSASDFYTAGGGLTGMQNGLAIAGDMISAASFLGISAMMFLNGYDGLLYALGVLAGWPIILFLIAERLRNLGKYTFADVVSYRLAQTPVRLSSAFGTLVVALMYLVAQMVGAGKLIELLFGISYLYAVMLVGVLMVAYVTFGGMLATTWVQIIKAVMLLSGTSFMAFMVLKHFGFSTEAMFANAVAVHAKGQAIMAPGGLLSNPVDAISLGLGMMFGTAGLPHILMRFFTVSDAKEARKSVFYATGFIGYFYLLLIVIGFGAIVMVGTEPAYRDASGAIIGGGNMIAVHLAQAVGGNLFLGFISAVAFATILAVVAGLALSGASAVSHDLYACVVRKGQASEQEEMRVSRIATLVIGLLAVVLGLVFESQNIAFLSGLVLAVAASVNFPVLLLSMFWKGLTTRGAVCGSMAGLVSAIVLVVLGPAVWVNVLHNQQALFPYSNPALFSMSLAFLGAWVFSVTDTSARASEERGRYLAQFIRSMTGIGAAGASKH; encoded by the coding sequence ATGAACTGGACAGCCATTTCGATGTTCATGGTATTTGTCTGCTTCACCCTGCTGGTGACCCGCTGGGCGGCGATGCGCACCCGCTCGGCCAGCGACTTCTACACCGCCGGCGGCGGCCTGACCGGCATGCAGAACGGCCTGGCGATTGCCGGCGACATGATCAGCGCAGCGTCGTTCCTCGGCATCTCGGCGATGATGTTCTTGAACGGTTATGACGGCCTGCTCTATGCCTTGGGCGTACTGGCCGGCTGGCCGATCATTCTGTTCCTGATCGCCGAGCGCCTGCGCAACCTGGGCAAGTACACCTTTGCCGACGTGGTCTCCTACCGCCTGGCGCAGACGCCGGTACGCCTGAGTTCTGCATTCGGCACACTGGTCGTGGCACTGATGTACCTGGTGGCGCAGATGGTCGGTGCCGGCAAGCTGATCGAGCTGCTGTTCGGCATCAGCTACCTGTACGCGGTAATGCTGGTCGGTGTGCTGATGGTCGCCTACGTGACTTTCGGCGGCATGCTCGCCACCACCTGGGTGCAGATCATCAAGGCAGTGATGCTGCTGTCGGGCACCAGTTTCATGGCGTTCATGGTGCTCAAGCACTTCGGTTTCAGCACCGAGGCGATGTTCGCCAATGCCGTGGCGGTGCACGCCAAGGGCCAGGCGATCATGGCCCCGGGCGGTTTGCTGTCGAACCCGGTCGATGCCATCTCCCTTGGCCTGGGCATGATGTTCGGTACCGCGGGCCTGCCACATATCCTGATGCGCTTCTTCACCGTCAGCGATGCTAAGGAAGCTCGCAAGAGTGTGTTCTATGCCACTGGTTTCATTGGTTATTTCTACCTGCTGCTGATTGTCATCGGCTTTGGCGCCATCGTCATGGTCGGCACCGAACCGGCCTACCGCGACGCCAGCGGCGCGATCATCGGCGGTGGCAACATGATCGCCGTGCACCTGGCCCAGGCCGTGGGCGGCAACCTGTTCCTGGGCTTCATCTCGGCCGTGGCCTTCGCCACCATCCTCGCTGTGGTCGCAGGCCTCGCACTGTCCGGCGCTTCAGCCGTGTCCCACGACCTCTACGCCTGCGTGGTGCGCAAAGGCCAGGCCAGCGAGCAGGAAGAAATGCGCGTTTCGCGAATCGCGACCTTGGTGATCGGTTTGCTGGCGGTGGTGCTGGGCCTGGTATTCGAGTCGCAGAACATTGCCTTCCTCTCCGGCCTGGTGCTGGCCGTGGCCGCTTCGGTCAACTTCCCGGTACTGCTGCTTTCGATGTTCTGGAAGGGCCTGACCACCCGTGGCGCGGTGTGCGGCAGCATGGCCGGGCTGGTGTCGGCCATCGTGCTGGTGGTGCTGGGCCCAGCGGTGTGGGTCAACGTGCTGCACAACCAGCAGGCCCTGTTCCCCTACAGCAACCCTGCATTGTTCTCGATGAGTCTGGCGTTCCTCGGTGCCTGGGTGTTTTCGGTGACCGACACCTCCGCGCGTGCCAGCGAGGAGCGTGGGCGCTACCTGGCCCAGTTCATCCGCTCCATGACCGGTATCGGCGCCGCTGGCGCCAGCAAGCACTGA